A window from Plasmodium relictum strain SGS1 genome assembly, chromosome: 7 encodes these proteins:
- a CDS encoding long chain fatty acid elongation enzyme, putative, whose amino-acid sequence MSIVNEHYWTPKKGRELAIKYEKLIFLISLLYIPAIFILQRFMKKRKEIEAKVCKVIWNLTLSFLSFVGVLLIIIYDKTILKFLIVEETEYSPETRAVITIFTLTKFIEYGDTLFLILKKKKLTFLHSYHHLSVVIYCLYSQKELVSHAHYFVFFNLIVHSIMYFYFGFIYILPKIVIKMRKFITCLQIFQMFVGIFISYYAIKHVDNPVYVNNAIASFTLYLTYAFLFLNFYFNNYYRNIKSNVATYLISIHILGIIGFIMICKSKDILRLFIEVSVGCVFTLTLLNFSFYFNKHYYQNIKSKISEKNFIEETDLFNKYKKRYYSNMALLKKITINMIKTGLLCFNGLATYAHDNIFLFVNFYSEKIKRIANDSIIDNSNKKVNNNEMNDISSTKSLPNDDLKKKRKKTFFTFYTSLKDLYNSSIISYIISKSPIENISINLENMKTDQSSIKGNFSFLYIIKQIIQNYLFYIVCLILPIYYGLKVYNDALLGLCVHGALRWLIELYSTKIFNKTQKLKFY is encoded by the coding sequence ATGAGTATTGTAAATGAACATTATTGGACACCTAAAAAGGGAAGAGAACTTGCTATAAAGTATGAgaagttaatttttttaatatcattgTTATATATACCTgcaatatttattttacaaagattcatgaaaaaaagaaaagaaatagaagCAAAAGTTTGTAAAGTTATTTGGAATTTAACATTgtcatttttatcttttgttGGTGTGctactaataataatatatgacaaaactattttaaaattcttaATAGTAGAAGAAACTGAATATAGCCCCGAGACAAGAGCAGTTATAACTATATTTACATTGACAAAGTTTATTGAATATGGGGATAcactatttttaattctaaaaaaaaaaaaattaacattttTGCATAGCTACCATCATTTAAGTGTCGTTATTTATTGTTTATATTCACAAAAAGAATTAGTTTCACACGCGCATTATTTtgtcttttttaatttgattgTTCATAGcattatgtatttttattttggttttatatatattttaccaaaaattgttattaaaaTGAGAAAGTTTATTACATGTTTACAAATATTTCAAATGTTTGTAGGAATTTTTATCTCATATTATGCTATAAAACATGTAGATAATCCAGTTTACGTGAATAATGCGATTGCAAGCTTTACTTTATATTTAACTTACGCATTTctgtttttaaatttttattttaacaattattacagaaatataaaaagtaatgTTGCTACCTATCTAATAAGTATTCATATATTAGGAATTATTGGATTTATAATGATATGTAAAAGCAAAGATATTCTGAGATTATTTATTGAAGTATCAGTTGGATGCGTTTTCACTCTGacattattaaatttttctttttactttaataagcattattatcaaaatataaaaagcaaaatatctgaaaaaaattttattgagGAAACAGATCTTTTcaataaatacaaaaaaagatattattcGAATATGgctcttttaaaaaaaattactataaATATGATTAAAACTGGTTTATTATGCTTTAATGGATTAGCTACCTATGCACatgataatatatttctttttgtaaatttctattcagaaaaaattaaaagaattgcAAATGATTCAATAATAGATAActctaataaaaaagtaaataataacGAAATGAATGATATTTCGTCAACAAAATCTTTACCAAACGAtgatttgaaaaaaaagagaaaaaaaacattctttactttttataCATCATTAAAAGATCTTTACAATTCATCAATCATATCATATATAATATCAAAATCACCAATTGAAAACATTTCtataaatttagaaaatatgaAAACAGATCAATCAAGTATCAAAGGTAATTTTagttttctttatataataaaacaaatcattcaaaattatttattttacattgTATGTTTAATATTGCCAATATATTACGGATTAAAGGTCTATAATGATGCCTTATTAGGTTTATGTGTACACGGGGCTTTAAGGTGGTTAATTGAACTTTATtcaacaaaaatatttaataaaactcaaaaactaaaattttattaa
- a CDS encoding chaperone, putative: protein MKLFKYLSLFGRYNIIKILSYHSNSTKLIKRFFISKNNEFNNKYNIVDIDNIKKTKKLECHNCHNNINVDVVPFFCKSCKALVNVDVFKIFNIFELFDLEVNYDIDKAFLKKKFNDIQKIYHPDKNAQSCELEKINEVSSYLNNAYKTLLNDIDRALYLMEILYNYKIPEEESMDDEEFLTEIIKINEEINSSNANIELLTKKYKEMYENYVKSIKLYFKEMDFDNILNALKKLKFINRILERLQNF, encoded by the exons ATGaaactatttaaatatttatctttatttggGAGATAcaatataataaagatattaaGCTACCATAGCAATTctacaaaattaattaaaagattttttataagtaaaaataatgaat ttaataataaatataatatagtagatattgataatataaaaaagactAAAAAATTGGAATGTCATAATTGCCATAACAATATCAATGTGGATGTAGtaccttttttttgtaaa AGTTGTAAAGCGCTAGTTAATGTAGAtgtctttaaaatttttaatatttttgaacTTTTTGATTT agaAGTAAATTATGATATAGATAAagcttttttaaaaaaaaaatttaatgatatacaaaaaatataccATCCTGATAAAAATGCTCAAAGTTGTgaa TTAGAGAAAATAAATGAAGTATCAAGTTATTTAAACAATGCATATAAAACACTACTTAACGATATTGATAGGGCATTATATTTAATGGAAATTCTCTATAATTATAAA atacCAGAAGAAGAAAGTATGGATGATGAAGAGTTTTTGActgaaattataaaa attaatgaagaaataaatagtTCTAATGCTAACATTGAATTATTAacaaa GAAATACAAAGAAATGTATGAGAATTATGTTAAGagtataaaattatatttcaaaGAAATG gATTTTGACAACATATTAAatgctttaaaaaaattaaaatttataaatagaaTTTTAGAACGattacaaaatttttaa